The Theropithecus gelada isolate Dixy unplaced genomic scaffold, Tgel_1.0 HiC_scaffold_92, whole genome shotgun sequence genome includes the window aaacaaagtgaaaacaatAGCATTGTGAATTAACCTTCCTTCTGTGCTGGACTTTACAGAATGTGTTAGAGCTGGTAGCTGAAAAAAACTAGGGTTTGTTTCCCTGGCGAGTAACAAAGACTCTCTATGAGAACGTACgttttgataaataaaagttttgtgaCTTGGTTCAAGTAAGAAGGCCACTGGGAGGATTCTCCAAAGCAGCGTCTTCCTGAGGGAAAGTGACAAGAACATTCTATGGGGTGATggagagggcagagagagggTGTATCATCACATATAGAGGAGGAGTCCCAGTTGCCCAGACACAGTGAGTGATTCTGCCAGCACATAGTTCACATGTTATGGTAATGAGGCTCCTGACTGAGTGGAGACTTTAGCATGGTAATGAGGAAAGTTCATGCTGATTTGTCTGTAAGTTGCTGGGTTATGCCAGGAGCTGGTTCCCACCAGCAAGCTTGTATAACAGGCTGATTGCTCAAGTTGGTTAAATTCTTATAATCCCTGGAGACCCTCCCTGTCTGCTTACAGAACAATTAACTGCATGTACTCCTGCAAGACTTTCTGGAGATTTGATATTAagagaattttataaaatcagaCAAGGGAGGTTCAAGGAAGAGAAGTGGACTCTAAGGGGCATGTCTTTGGAACATGCTGATGTGACCACTTAACTTCTCTAATGGTAGTCTCTGTGGTGCTGGTCTTGGACTCAGGGCAATGAGAAAATCTTGGATGTCTACTGCAGAAGGGGTAGTGAGTCCAGCCAGGGTTTCCTGATGGTCAAGCATAGAATCCTCCTTGCTCTTGTTTGAACTGTCTCACTCCTTGGGAGAGGGGAGCTGCCTCTGACCTCAGCCCAGTCCTCAGCATGGGGACGGCAGGAAGATGATGTAAAAGGCACGGAGGAGCTGGAGAGAGGCCATGGCAACAGGGAGGGGAATAGCATGGGGCTGTACCATGAGAGGATGATGGTGCGATTCACTGAGATTGGAAGACTCTTGTTTCCCTCTCCCTCAACCTATGGTCCTTCACTGGGGCCTTGCTTCCACTCTTGTCTCCCAAATAGTTGAGTTCTGCACAGCAGCTGGGCTGATCTTTAGGCAACATTATTCTTGTATATAACATGCTTGATTTGTTCCCCATGAGGAACGTACTTTATTCTTCCGTCTTCACAGGCATGAAGGGTCTGAACCTCATTAACTCCTATCATTAATACTCATGGCTATGACGATGTTGTCCTGACCAAACACCTTTTGTGCTTCTAACACGCCGAAACTCTATCCATTcaggactattttttaaaattaaaaatgttttattacattaagtaataaatgtataaaaagatgCAAGTAATTGTAGCCATTCTCTTTCAGATGTTTTAATCAACTTCTTGCAAACACAGAACCAAAAGTCTACTTACAGCCTTGATATTTGTCAGGACTTTTGAACTGTCTTTCTCTTTGCTGGGATGATTCTCCACCTGGTGTCTGCATGACCTGCTGCTTTTCCTCCTGTTCTGATTTCATTCTCTGAGATGAGTCTTTCCTGGTGACACTCTGCCTTGTGATGTCTGTGGCACATACAGAACCTCTATATCATGCTGCTCTGTGTACGATGCTGTGTATTTTTCCTCCTGACACTTAGCAAAATTTTGCATGCTTAGAacaattttgtatgtttatttttatccttGTATAATGTGGCCCCAAAAGAGCAGTGACCTGTCTTGGTGTGTGTTGCATCAGCACTCCCTCAAACTGTGCCTGGAGCAAGGTACCTACTCAGTAGATGTctgctggatgaatgaatgagcgaAGGAATGGATGACAGGAGAGGGGATGAAGTCACAAGGTGGAGAGGGCATGGGGGCTTGTGGGGACTGATCCCTCTGTCCTACAGTTTTAGATATGAGGCATCCCTGACTGAGAAGACACTTGTGATCTGGTACCTGAAACAAAGAAGGTCCACTCCATCTTTCTTCACAGGAGGCGTGGCTCCAGCTTTTGGTGTGCCACCTTCTCCTGCTGCTACTTTGAGGGTTGGGAAGACTGCACTCACTTCCTGACATGCCTATTTTACCTAGAGGCAGTGGATTCTGTTGAGCACTGAGATTTCCCAAACCCAGTGTCCCTGTGCAAACTTTTACGTTGACAGCCCCACCTTGGAGAAGCAAGATCTTAATGGCTTCTCCCGAGGAGAGACTTCAATACAGCTGCTGTCTGGTGCCAACGAGAGTCACTATTACTGACATGGAGTCATCTGAGGAATGGAAATTGCTATTTCTGAGGGTCTGGAAGAGGAGCAGAAATATAGAAGTCAGAAATCTCAGACTGAAGGACCAAGGTGCAGATCTGATGGCATCGTATCTCTGTTGTATTGTGAGTCAGGCCTTTCAAAAGGACCCACTCTGTCCCCGGCACAATCACTTGAGTGCTGCACCTGTCCACAGCTTGCAAGAAAGGGCTTCCCCTTCTTGTTTCTCATGGATTCCTGAGTGATGAAGCCTTGTAGTGGAGGCCAGGGCAAGGGCTCtcattatccatttcttctctctctgggtCTACAAATCCCTAATTCTGGAGGCTGTGCCCTACCTGACAGGTGTTGAATGAACCCTTTGACTCACCACTGGGGACAACTATGGAGGGCAGAATGGACAGGAGGCAACTCAGCTTCATGAGTGCTCCCACTTCCCcgtcctcctccttccccttccccttcccatgtGACCAGCGGCTCCCTATCTCCAGGACATGGAAGTTTTGGGAATGATGACCACCTCTCCTCCAGGCAGTATTACAATCTGTCCCTATTGCTGTCTGCACAATTTATCTCATTGCACATTTGACTCAAACCCTGGTTCCACCTGCAGTACAATTGCTGATAGCTGGAGATTTGATGTGCTCATTTAAAAGAAGTATCTCTGACTCTAAACTAGTTTTTATCTTGGTTTCACTATATTTATAGCATTCTTgactctttctactttttttgttttctatcataACATTCAATTCTATCAAAATTTATCATTCATAAATCATAATGAAACATGTGCATTTTCAGCTTATTCACTGcagctctttttttcttggtataGAAATCATGTCAATAAAAACCATAGTTGGACCATAAAGCATCAAATGGGACCTCAGTATCAAATTGGTCTCAATTCTGGAATACAACTAAAACAAGTGGGGATCTGTACACAAGTTACAGGTTGGTGTTAGGGGAGGGGCCAGTGGATGGAAAATTGCTTAGAGGAGATACCAAGGCGAGGGAGACCGATGCTAAGTTGACtcaattggattttttttaaggcaggcCTGGAATCAGGTATCACATGGAGGATGATGGGGGAATTAAGGAATTTGGTCAGATATTGAGGGTGAGAGATTCATGAAAAACCCATATCGCTAGAGCAGAGTTTTGCTAAATGACAGCAGAGCGGCCGACGGAGACACACAGACATTTCCAGATGAATTTGCACAGCAGCTTGTTGGAGGTTCACAAGGCACTTCAGTTCAGGAAACCTGAAGGGGTATGGAGACTGAAGAGGACAGATGCTGATACCCAGGGTACATAGAGGGATGGGATGTTGGCTATGATTGAGGAGGTTGGCAGATGAGTGATGATGAGGAGTGCTGATACAGGAGCTTAGATGATTCTATCCAGGAGTACTGGAACCACTGGATACTCTGGAGGATCCCGTGGATCTCTGTTTTCACATGCAACTACATAGAAACTCTGTCCTTGTATGTCTGCATACTCGCAGGTTGAAACATTCTGTGCACCTCTATTTATGTGTTTACACTGGAGTAAAGGCACCCGGACGCTACTACGATGACAATTTTGGGGAGTTCTGCTCTGAAGGCAGGGTATACTTGGGTTACGACAAGCATTAACTACATTTGCAAACGTTGTACGAAGAAAAGTATTTTGCTTTTCGCAACACCGTTGATACTTGTTAATTACCCGCATTGCAATGTTGCATGAAGTGGGGTTCATATTGATGTGCTGGATGGCAAACCACTGAGCCCTTGTAAACTGTGGGGGTCTGGCATGGAGTGAGCCCTCCACACTCATAAGCCCCAACAGAAGAAGCAGACAAATTTGGGAAGTGAACAATTTTGGAACCATGTTTCCtgtaagaaaagaagagaagtaaCTACTCCCTGATCTGGTCTTAGCTATGACACACTCTGTAGTGTGTCAACCCACAGGCCCTTCTGCTGCCACTCTGGGgtcccatttcctttttcttcctgtccCCAGAGTGTGCCACATCTCCTAAGCACTAACTTCAGCTCACCTCTCCCTGAGGTGCTGCCCCGTCACTGTCCCTCCTTTCCCAGCTCTGGGGATTGTTGACTTACCCAGTCTCTGAGCTGCAGCTCCTGTGAGAACTGATCCAGCTGGTTGTTCTGGGGTTCAGGGGTCTCCCTTGGCAGCTGGTCTCCCTTACTTGGAACTGTTTAAATAAAGCATCTCCTGGTGGGTTGGGCCAGCAGAGCCAGGAGGGAGGGTCTCACTCTTGGTCATGCAGAAACCCACAGATTGACACATGGTCCACTTGTGCAATCAGCCTTTTTATTTGATGAGTTGACTGAGCAACGGATACCCAAGGACAGCCTTGTTGCTGTTTCTGCTCTAAGGACTCTAATTCCAAGTCATCCTGtgtaagacagagttttgctggtTGGATCTGGACTCTGGATGAAAACTATACGCTGCCTGCAGATGGACCACAGATTTTGTGACTGTCCTCTGGCAGGCCCCTAAATGACTAAATGACATGAAGGCAGGCATTGTAGTTAGAACAAATAGAGCCACAAAGGGCTGTTTGCCCAGGAGGAAGCCAGCTTCCCTTTCATTTTTAGTAATATCCTTGGTTCTCTCTCACACAAATGCTCTCCATCTCATCCACCACACTTTGCTGGAAACATGAGCTACTACTTTCTTGGGGTACAAGATTCTGTAGATGATTAAAACAATCTGCTCCACATATTTGAGGgagttttttctttacttctcttgTGTTGGATCCACTTCTCTTAAGTCTTGCCCTCATTATTGCTACCACTTGTGTAAAGTTACACGACTTAAAAACACACTGAGGAAAGTTGTAAAATCTGGCAGACAATGTGCATTCGGGCATGAACATTTGGTGTCATGAAAGATTCCAACCTAGCACTGGGTATTCCTGTGTTCTTTTCAGCCTATGGTACTTTCTAAAAAACAGTGAGTTCTGGGGTTGTCATTCGTCTTCCTGATAAGTTTCATTTTGTGATATTAACaagaaaatgtttctgtatttaCAAAATGAACATTAAAGACAGAGCACTGTATTCCTGAAAGTATAGAAGTCAAGTGCACGATTTGATACACAAAGCATCCAGTTATTTTTAGTCCTCAGAGAAACACAGGAAAGTAATGTAGACATATAATTGAACTACAATGTGATAGAGGTAATTACACTTGTGTGAACATGGTTTCATGGGGACA containing:
- the LOC112618075 gene encoding eosinophil cationic protein-like, with translation MVPKLFTSQICLLLLLGLMSVEGSLHARPPQFTRAQWFAIQHINMNPTSCNIAMRVINKYQRCCEKQNTFLRTTFANVVNACRNPSIPCLQSRTPQNCHRSSVRVPLLQCKHINRGAQNVSTCEYADIQGQSFYVVACENRDPRDPPEYPVVPVLLDRII